Sequence from the Fulvivirga ligni genome:
GTGATCATTAAATATTCTAAGAAAAAGGCCAAGCTTTTGGATACTCCGGGCAGGAGAAAAATCCATAAGAAGATCACTCCTTCTATGGGGGGAGTCGGTATATTTCTTGGTTTTTTTGTGGCTTTGCTGGTGTGGTTGCCTTTAGAAGGTTTTGAGTATTTCAAATATATACTTGCAGGTACTGCTATTATCTTTCTGGTTGGTATCAGAGATGATATTGTTCCTTTGAGGCCGCTCTACAAGTTAGTAGGCCAGCTTATAGCAGCTTCTATTGTGGTGCTCTTTTCTGGGGTAAGGCTACATTCATTATACGGTTTGTTTGGTGTCTATGAAATGAATGAGGTGGTAAGTTATCTTATCAGCGTTTTCACTTTCATTGTAGTTACTAACTCTTTTAACCTTATTGACGGGTTAGATGGCCTGGCCGGTACTATTGCTTTAATAGCGCTCACTAGCTTTGGCCTTTGGTTCTATCTTATAGATCAGCCTTGGGTGGCATTGCTTTCTTTAAGCATTGCCGGAGCGGTATTGGCCTTCTTAACTTTTAACTGGGAGCCTTCTAAAATATTTATGGGAGATACCGGAGCGCTGGTCATAGGCTTTGTGTTTTCGGTGATGGTAATCACCTTTATTGATGCCAATTATAATCTGCCAGAGAGCAATCCATTCAGATTTACAGCCTCTATAACCAGTGGAATATGCGTAATCATTATTCCCCTGTTTGATACATTAAGGATATTTATTCTTAGGATTTCGAAGAAGCAGTCACCGTTTGCCCCGGATAAGAATCATATTCATCATGCTTTGATGAGATTGGGGCTGAAGCATTCTGAAACTGCGGTGGCTTTAGGCATCCTCAACATTGGTTATATATTGCTGGCTGTGGCCTGCATGAATGTTAAAGATGCCATCTTATTGCCTTTATTGATAATAATGTCAGTGGTCTTGTCACTAACGCTGGATTTTCTAATTATCAGAAAGCTAAACCGATAACGGTTTAGAATCCAAGGGCCAGAAATCCAGTATTCAATAATGTTTCTTTGTTATAAGTAAAAGGTACAGGTCCTGTTTCTTTCAGTACAGTACCACCAGCACTTTCAAGTACAGCTTGTCCTGCAGCCGTATCCCATTCCATAGTAGGCCCATGACGGTAATAAATGTCTGCTTTACCTTCTGCCACCATGCAGAACTTTAGAGAACTACCTACTGAAATACTGTCAGTAACATCGTATTGCTTCAATAATACTTCTTCTTCAGGAGATGCGTGAGACTTGCTTCTTACGGCTATTCTATTAGCAGTAGATCCATTTACTTTCAAAGGAGACTCTTCTCCATTTACAAGTTTAAATGCTCTTTCACCTGTACCTACATAAACTACATCAGGCACTGGCGCATACACAATACCAAATACTGGTTTGTGCTTATTGATCAAAGCTATATTTACAGTAAACTCACCATTTCTGTTGATAAATTCTTTAGTACCATCTAAAGGATCTACTAACCAAAAAGTGTCATACTTGATTCTAGTGCTATATTCTATTTCATTCCCTTCTTCAGAGATAATTGGTATTTCAGGGTATAATTTAGATAACCCCTTCATAATCACAGCATGAGATGCTTTATCTGCTAGTGTCAGTGGAGAGTCATCACTTTTGTGTTCAACGTTACCAGCAAGTTCTTTATCATGATAAATATTAAGAATGGCCTGGCCGGCATGTAGAGCTAAATCAACCAGCTCCTGGGTGTTAATGGTTTCTATCATGTAAACAAAACTACACAAAAGGCTATAGGGTTTATTAATTAACTTAATTAATTGTATTTTTGGCGTTTAAATTTCAAATAATGGCTGAAAACATCCATCCCATATTCGATAAGATATTAAATACCCAACAGAAGGAAGAGTTACTCAAGCAAAAATCCCTTGTTATTTGGATGGTAGGGCTTTCCGGATCAGGAAAAAGCACTGTAGCGAGAGGTCTCGAAAACAAACTTCACGAAGAAGGATATTTAACATCATTGTTGGATGGCGATAATTTAAGAACCGGTTTAAACAATAATCTAGGCTTCTCTGAGGAAGATAGAACGGAAAATATTAGAAGAGCAGCAGAAGCTTCTAAACTATTAGCCGCGAACGGTGTAATTACTATATGCTCTTTGATAAGCCCCACCGAAAAAATTCGGAAGATGGCAGCAGATATCATCGGAGATAAATATTGTGAGGTTTTTATAGATTGCCCTCTAGAAGAGTGTGAGAAAAGAGATGTGAAAGGACTTTACGCGAAAGCCAGAAGAGGTGAAATCAAAAGCTTTACAGGAATAGATTCACCGTTTGAAGCACCTCAAAACCCTCATGTAAGACTAGCTACTGCTGAAGAGCCAGTTGAAGACAGTTTATCAAAACTTTTAGAATACATTTTGCCAAAAATAAAATTAAGTAAGAATTAATGAAGGCTTACAACTTGACCCACTTAAAAGAGCTGGAAGCGGAAGCAATATACGTTATCCGCGAAGTAGCAGCTCAGTTTGAAAATCCTGCCATATTATTTTCCGGTGGTAAGGACTCTATTACAGTAGCACATTTAGCGAAAAAGGCATTCTTTCCAGGTAAAGTTCCTTTTCCATTAGTGCACATAGATACCGGACATAACTTCCCTGAAACCATTCAGTTTAGAGATGATTTCGTGAAAGAAATGGGAGCTGAACTAATCGTAGGATCGGTTCAGAAATCAATTGATGAAGGCAAAGTAGTAGAAGAGAAAGGCTTTAACGCCAGTAGAAATGGTTTACAGACAGTAACATTATTAGAAACTATTGAATCTAATAAGTTTGATGCTTGTCTAGGTGGGGCCAGAAGAGATGAGGAAAAAGCCAGAGCTAAAGAGAGATTCTTCTCACATAGAGATGAGTTTGGACAGTGGGATCCTAAAAACCAGAGACCAGAGCTTTGGAACATATTTAACGGGAAAAAACATTTTGGAGAGAACTTTAGAGTGTTCCCTATCAGTAACTGGACTGAAATGGATGTGTGGCAGTACATCTTGCAAGAGAAAATTGAATTGCCATCATTATACTTTGCTCACGAGCGTGATATTTTCGTTAGAGATAACGTGATCATGGCCGAGTGTGATTTTATTCAGCAAAGAGATACTGAAATTACAGAAAAGAGAACTGTAAGATTCAGAACTATTGGTGATATGACTTGTACTGGAGCAGTAGAGTCTTCAGCATCTACTTTAGAAGATATAATCGAAGAAGTAGCAGCGGCAAGATCTACAGAACGAGGAACCAGATCGGATGATAAAAGATCAGAGGCGGCTATGGAAGACCGTAAAAAACAAGGTTATTTTTAATATCTCTTTTTTAAAATCATTTTAACAAGCATTACTCGTATCGTAAGATTTTAACGGTCTTACAAAATCCAGAAAATAATGAGCAATAATAATACAGACGCTAAAGGATATTTAGATATGGAACTTCTACGCTTTACCACTGCAGGTAGTGTAGATGATGGTAAAAGTACTCTTATAGGAAGGCTTCTATATGACTCAAAGTCAATCTTTGAAGATCAGTATGAGGCTATCGAAGAGTCTAGTAAGAGAAAAGGAGATGAAAACGTAAACCTTGCTTTACTTACTGACGGACTTAGAGCTGAGCGTGAGCAGGGAATTACCATAGATGTAGCTTACAGATACTTCGCTACACCAAAAAGAAAGTTTATCATAGCTGATACTCCAGGACATATTCAGTACACCAGAAACATGGTTACTGGTGCTTCTACAGCTAACCTTGCCCTTATCCTGGTAGATGCCAGAAACGGTGTAGTAGAGCAAACACACAGACATACATTCATTGCTTCTTTGTTAGGTATACCTCACGTGGTTTTTTGTATCAACAAAATGGACCTGGTAGACTACAGCGAAGAGGTTTACAATAAAATTAAAGGCGATATTGAATCTTTCGCTTCTAAGCTTAATGTAAAAGATATCAGATTCATTCCTATCAGTGCCTTGAAAGGTGATAACGTAGTAAATGAGTCTGAGCAGACACCTTGGTTTAAAGGTGGTACTTTACTTTACTTATTAGAAAATATTCACATAGGAAGTGACCACAATCACATCGATTGTCGTTTCCCTGTGCAGCATGTTATCCGCCCTCATTCTGATAAATATCATGACTATAGAGGGTATGCTGGTAGAATAGCAGGTGGTGTGTTCAAACCTGGTGATACCGTTTCTGTATTACCTTCAGGATTCACCTCGAAAATTAAAAGTATAGATTCTTTTGATGGCGAGCTGGAAGAAGCGTTTGCTCCTATGTCTGTAACTATTCAGTTAGAAGATGATATAGACATCAGTCGTGGAGACATGATTGTGAGAGAAAACAACAAGCCAAACGTAGGTCAGGATGTAGAGATTATGCTTTGCTGGATGAATGAGAAAGCACTTGTTCCTAACGGTAAATACGGCATTAAGCATACTACAAACGATGCTCGTTGTATGGTGAAAAACATTCAGTATAAGGTAGATATCAACACTTTACACCGAATTGAAGACGATAAGACCATTAAAATGAATGACATTGCCAGAGTAACATTGCGTACTACAAAGCCACTTTTCTTTGATAGGTATACAAGAAACAGAATTACAGGTAGTGTTATTTTAATAGATGAAGCTACAAATGAAACGGTAGCTGCAGGAATGATTATCTAAGTTATGCAGGAAAAGGTAAATGCGATATTAGCAGAAATTGGAAGTGCTGATGCTAATTCTCAAGAGGAGTTAGAGCAGTTCCGTATCCGCTTTATTAGTAAGAAGAGTGTAGTAGGAGAGCTTTTTGCCGGTTTGAAAGATGTTCCAAATGAAGAGAAAAAGGCATTTGGAATGAAGCTTAACGAGGTGAAGCAAGCTGCGCAAGCCAAATTCAAAGAACTTATTGATAAGCTGGAGTCTTCTTCGGAAGGAGGAGACCATGCTCATCCGGATTTAACCTTGCCTCCTTCTGGAGCAGGTTTAGGTAGCATGCATCCACTTACTTATGTTAGAAATCAGATCATTCAGATTTTTGAAAGAATAGGTTTCAACGTAGCTGATGGACCCGAGATTGAGGATGATTTCCATAATTTCACAGCCCTTAACTTCCCTGAAAATCACCCTGCTAGAGAAATGCAGGATACTTTCTTTATAGAGAAGAATCCGGACATTTTACTTAGAACACATACCTCTAACGTGCAGGTGAGACTTATGCAGCATCAAAAGCCGCCATTGAGATCGATCATGCCGGGTAGGGTGTATAGAAATGAGGCTATTTCTGCCAGAGCGCATTGTGTATTTCATCAGGTAGAAGGGCTATATGTAGATAAAAACGTGAGCTTTGCTGACCTGAAGCAGACTTTATATCATTTCGCTAAAGAAATGTTTGATAAGGATACTAAAATCAGATTCAGACCTTCATATTTCCCATTTACTGAGCCAAGTGCTGAGATCGATATCTCATGTCAGATTTGTAAAGGGGATGGCTGCCAGCTATGTAAATACACTGGGTGGGTAGAAATAGCAGGTTCTGGAATGGTAGATCCTAATGTTCTGGCCAGCTCAGGTATAGATCCTGAGGAGTACACTGGTTTTGCGTTCGGTATGGGTATAGAAAGAATCACTCAGCTGAAATTCAGAGTGAATGATCTAAGGCTTTACACCGAGAACGACGTGAGGTTTTTACAACAGTTTAAAACACTGCACTGATGATAAATACGGTTAATGATATCAAGACCGTAGCAATAATTGGAGCCGGAACTATGGGCCTGGGCATCGCTCAGATCTGCGCCATGTCCGGCTTTAAAACTATACTTTTTGATATAGAAAAGGATAGTTTATCTAAGGCAGAAAAAGCCATTATCGGCAACCTTGATAAAGGCATTGAAAAAGGAAAAGTTTCAGAGGAAGATAAGGCAAAGGCATTAGATCTTATCTCCTATACTTCTGATATTAAGTCAGTTATCGCTGATTTTATTATTGAGGCCATAGTGGAAAACCTTGATGTGAAAAGAAAGGTCTTCCTTCAGCTTGAAGCGCTTAATGCAGATCACACCATACTGGCTTCTAATACTTCTTCCATTCCTATTACAAAAATAGCTTCTGTACTTACCAAGCCTGAAAGAATGGTAGGCATGCACTTTTTTAATCCTGCTCACATCATGAAATTGGTGGAGGTGATCTCAGGTGCTGCTACAGATAATAATACTACCGAGCTCACCGTTAAACTAGCGGAGAAGCTAAATAAAACGCCTGTGAGAGCTCAGGATTCACCTGGGTTTATCGTGAATAGGGTGGCCAGACATTTTTACGTAGAGAGCCTTAAAGTGCTTGAGGAGGGTGTCACAGAAGTGGAAGGCCTGGATAGGTTAATGGAAACGTCAGGCTTCCGTATGGGGCCATTTAAACTGATGGATTTAATTGGTGTGGACACTAATTATTCTGTAACTGAGTCTATGTTCAGAGCCTTTCATGAAGATCCTAAGTTTAGACCTAACCGTATTCAGGAGCAGAAAGTGAATGCGGGGCATCACGGCAGAAAATCAGGTAGAGGTTTTTATAATTATGAATAAAATATTTTCTATTCTAGCGCTTTGCTTCATGGCAGGCATGATGTCTTGCGGTGATGAAAGTTATCAGAGCGATATCCCATACACTAGCTTTGCTGATGTATATATAAATCTTGATCTTCCTGAATATAACAGCCTTGCTATTGATAAGGGCTATTATGAATTGGATGAAGGCTTAAGAGGAATAATTATTTACAGAGAAAACTCTGGCAGCTACAAAGCTTATGAAAGAAATTGTCCATATCATCCTTATGAAGCTTGCGCCACAGTAAGTGTACATAGTTCTAAGCTGTATATTTTCTGCCCTTGTTGTCAATCACAATTCAATTCGAACAACGGTTATCCTATGGGTGGACCAGCACAATATCCATTAAGGCAATACGGTGCTTATCTTTCAGGCCGAGCTCTCACCATTACTGATGAGGTACTGAATTAAAGGTGGCTATTAAATAAGCTGATCGATAATATTATCTACTGAAACGCCGTCTGCTTCTGCTTTGAAGTTTCTTACCACACGGTGTCTTAAGGTAGGCTTAGCTACGGCTTTTACATCTTCTATATCAGGAGAATACTTTCCGTTAAGTAAGGCATTACACTTAGCTCCAATCACTAAGAACTGAGACGCACGAGGACCGGCACCCCATTCTAAATATTCATTGGTTACTGAAGTAGCCTTGGTGGAGTTAGGTCTTGTTTTATGAACCAGCTCTACCGCGTACTCTACTACGTTATCAGTAACAGGTACTTTTCTTACCAGCTGCTGGAAAAAGTTAATTTCTTCAGCTGACAGCACATGCTGAGCAGTAGCACGAACGTCGCTGGTGGTATTCTTTACAATTTCTACCTCCTTCTCATAGGAAGGGTAGTCTAGCAGCACATTAAACATAAAACGGTCTAGCTGTGCTTCTGGTAAAGGATATGTACCTTCTTGCTCTATTGGGTTCTGTGTAGCTAACACAAAGAACGGCCTGTCCAGATCATACTTTTTGCCAGCAATGGTAACAGCATACTCCTGCATAGACTCTAGCAAGGCAGCCTGGGTCTTAGGAGGAGTACGGTTGATCTCATCCGCTAACACGATATTAGCGAAAATAGGGCCTTTGATAAATTTGAAATTACGATCCCTGTCTAATGTCTCTGCACCTAAAATGTCAGAAGGCATAAGATCTGGCGTAAACTGTATCCTATTGAAGTCAAGGTCCAATACAGATGATATTGTTTGAATAAGAAGCGTTTTGGCTAAACCAGGCACACCAATAAGTAAGCAATGCCCCTGACAGAAAATAGAGGTAAGCAGAAGTCTTACTACTTCGTCCTGTCCTACTACTACTTTAGAGATTTCTGCAGTTAGTTTATGGTACGCCTCATGAAAGGCATTAGCTGCTTCTACATCCGACTCAAATGACTTCATATAATGCTGTTAGTTTTTTAAGATTGGTATTGTCAATTCAATATACCACAATAATTGTATTCCTCATCTATACTAATGAATACATCATCACGAGCACCATTAAACCATTTGTTTATAGCTCTGTTTTTCTTTTCATTAAGTGCTGCTGCCTGTATTTTCTGCCAGTCGTCCTTAAGGTTAGCCTGGTGAGGTTTTACCTTTGACTTGTAATATAAGATACGAATAGCTTGCTTGCCGTTATCAGTTCTGAACTTAATTGGCTTACTAATATCACCAATTTGCATACTGTCTAGTGCGAAGAAGATTACAGGATCAAGTTCTTCACTTGAAACTCTAATGCCTTCGTTATTATCTGTAAAGAAACCACCGCTACCAGCAGTATACATGTCATCACTATATTCTTTAGCAGCCTTGGTAAAGGAGATAGAGTCTGCTATAATTACTGATCTTAAGCTGTCAAGATACTCATAGCCGATTTCCATATCTTCTTCAGAAGGTTCTGCAGAGATAAGTATGTGTCTACTGTTATATTCATTACCTCTACGCTCAATAAGCTGAACTATGTGCACACCAAATTGGGTAGTGAAAGGTGCTGAAATTTCACCTGGCTTTAATTTTAAAGCAGATGCTTCAAACTCAGGAGCCATCATACCTCTTTGTGCGAAACCGAGATTACCACCATATTTGGCACTACCCGGGTCTTGAGAGAACTCTTTGGCCATGGCCTCAAACTCAGCTTCTCCTGCTAGTACTTTTCTTCTTATCTCACTTAATTTCTTCTTAGCGGCGTCTATTTGTACCTCACCTACTTCCGGTATTTTCACTATCTGAGCTACCTCTACTTCTGTGCTGAAGTATGGTAAACTATCCTGAGCTATCTTTCCAAAGAATTTTTTAACCTCAGAAGGAGTGATCTTGATATCCGCTGTGATGGTCTCTTGCATTCTCTGCACCACCAGCTGCTCTTTTACCTGATCTCTTAAGTCGGCCTGAAGCTCTTCTACAGTTTTACCATAATACTGCTCTAGCTGCTCTGCAGAACCACCATATTGAGAAAGGATCATCTGCATCCTTCTGTCCAGGTTGCCATCTACTTCTTCGTCAGTTACTATTACAGAATCTATTTCTGCTTTAGCTACCATAAGCTTCTGGCTAATAAGCTGTGCTAGGATTCTACATCTGGCATCTGATGTGGCAGGATTACCATTGGCCAGGTAGTTTATATAAGTGTTTTCAAGCTCAGATTTTAGTATAATGTAGTTATCTACTTTGGCGATAATTTCATCAACTACTACACCTGGACTGGATGATTCTTCCTGGTCTTCTGCAGCTTCGTCTTGTGCATAAATTGCAGTCCATTGTAGGGCACATAAGAATGCCAGCGCCACATACTTAGTTATATATCTCAAATTCATTGTTTTGTGTTGCACGTTCATAAACTTCGTCTTCAAGCTTTTTAGCCAGCTCTACTTTACGCTTATTTATAATAATACTTCTAATATCCTCCTTCACAAACTCCAGTGGAGAAATATTATCAGATATTCTAAATTCTTCTATTCTTAGGAAATATTTAAACTTATCGTCAGATGTCTCTGCATATTTCTGTTTTTGCAAGTACTGTACCTTGTTAGGTATCTCTGCTAGAGGAGAGTCTTGTATAACCTCATCAAATATCATCCAAACGGAGTCGTCTAGCTGGTATTTGGTAGCAAAACTTAGACAGTAGGAGTTGAGTTCATCCAAATCCTTCTTCTTGCTGGAGGTGATGAGTGATTTTACCTTCTTGATTTTCGGGGCATTCAGCGGCAACTTTATATATCGGCCCCTGATAATATTTTGCTTCAGGATAAAGTTATCGATGTGCTCATCATAGTACTGACTTACTTCTTCATCGCTCACTTCTTTATTCAAGCGTTTATTCACGTAATAAGACTGATACTGGTAGCCCATTAAACTATACTTATAGTCTAATACTTTCCTTTCAATATCAGCCTCATTAAATTCTATTTGAGTGGCAGCTTCCTGAATAAGAAGCTGCTTTTGAATCCAGTTATGTATAAACCTGTCCACGCGGCTAGAGCTGTCCTCTTTGCTCATTCCGGCAGGAGCTATACCTTCAAGGTCTTCCAAGTAAAGATATTGATCTTTTACTCTGGCAATAGGCTCTCCTTTTTCGGAATCCTCGCCATTGGCGCTGTCTTTCATTTTAATGAAATCACAACCCCATAAGCTGCACAGGCATAATATTAAAACACTATTTTTCTTCCAACTGCTCATATATGTATTTGAGACCTTTTTCATTTTCCTTCACAGGGTATTTTGCACGAAGCTCACTTACCCATTCCTTCTCCAGGTGATTTTGGTAGTCAGAAATAACCATACCTTTGATCTCGTTTAATGCTTTCGGGCCTGCAGGAATAATTCGATGTATAACTACAAGATTATACCTTCCGTTTTGCTCCTGAGTAAATGTACCCTCTTTCCATGAAATCTGATCAAGGACGGACTCATCCTCCTTTTCAAACACCCCTTCTTTAACCTGCAAAGATAGCGCACCTTTCTGATTATATTTATCTTCCAGCGCTTTTGTGTTCACACTATCTCCACTAGCCAATAAATCTTTAATTTCTTTTATAATGTCCTCACTCTTTGCATTATAGATAGTAGCCTCTACTCTTTCACCTGCCTGGTAACTATCCTGGTGGTTTTCATAGTAGTTCTTAAGGCCTACAGTATCTTTTACAGCTTTGTTCCAAACCTCTTCCTCCATCAACTGAAATAATAAAATACCTTCTTTGTACTCTTTTACAAGCATGCGATAATCTTCATATTTCTCTTCCAGATGATTTTCTTCATAAGCTAATAACTTCTGGTCAGTGTAATTATTATACATCTGTTTCATATATTCTTCAGGTGTATAAGAATTAGGAAGCTGATTTTTAGCTAGATAGGTTACGAAATCATTCACTGTATAGTTTTCGTTTTTCACAGAAAAAAGCGGATTGTTTAAAAGCTCAGCATTTTCAGGTGCTACCCACTTGCCTCTGGTAAGGCTGCTATCAGCATACGACCATAGGTTTTGTTTAGCAGGGAACTCCTGAAAGTCATTTTCTTTCTTAAGTCTGCTAATAAATACCTTCTTGCTTATTTGGGCTCTGCTGTCTCTTCCTATTCTATTTTTAATGGTAGGCTCCATCTCTTCAAATCTTTCAATAGGATATTTCTTCTCTAGCTTGATGATGTGCCATCCATAAGGGCTCATGACAGGATCCGATATGTCGCCCGGATTCTTTAGAGCGAAGGCCGCTTCCTGAAATTCAAATGGGAATTTGCCAAGGCCGAAAACAGGCAAAAGGCCGCCTTTATTTTTTGAGTTGATGTCTTCTGAAAATTCTTTTGCCAGTTGATCCCAGTTTACACCGCCAGTAGCTTGGTCATAGATTTCAAAAATCTTATTTCTAGCCTCTAGTGAGTCAGATTTGTTAGGCTGAATACGAATCATAATATGCGAAACCTCAACTCTTCCCTGATTGGGCCTTCTGTCAAGCACTTTTATGATATGATATCCGAATCGTGTTCTTACTGGTGTGGAGATGCTGCCTTTAGCAGTATTATAAGCGGCTGATTCAAATGGGTAAACCATTTGGAATGAGCTGAAATAGCCTAAATTACCACCATTGGTTTTAGCAGATGGATCATCTGAAAACTCACCCGCCAGCTTTGAAAAGTCTTCGCCGTTTAGCGCTCTGTTTCTGATGTCTATTATTTCATTGTAAGCCTTTAAAGTATCTTCTGGTGATGCGTTCTCGTCTACAGTAATGAGAATATGAGATGCATTGATGTCTTCTTTGTAGCGGTCATAGGCTTCTTGAATTAGCTGATCCGTTACTTTGTTCTCAGTAAGATACGGCTTTTTTAATTGCTCTTTGTAAGTGTTAAATTCTCTATGAAAAGCGGCTGTGGTGTCCATGCCGCGGCTTTTGGCTTCTTTAATTTTTAGCTTAAAGTTTTCATATAGGTTGAGATAGTCGGCAATGTCAGCATGAGTGTAGGCGCTGTCATTGTTAATGTTGTTCTTTTTGTACACGTACATAAATTCGTCACAAAAAGTGGTGTCATCGGAAACGGTGAATAATGCTTTGTTGCTCTTATCTTGAGGTGCAGAGTTAGAGCTTTTGTTTACCTGACAGGAGTTAAGTATAAGTAATACAAGGATTAGGGAGAGTAGCTGTTTCATTTAGGTTGTTGTTTTTTATCTGGCCAGATACTATAAACCTTGCAATTTTAACGAATTCTGCCTGAAAAAGCCGTAGGAATGAAAAATATGTGAG
This genomic interval carries:
- a CDS encoding peptidylprolyl isomerase, which codes for MNLRYITKYVALAFLCALQWTAIYAQDEAAEDQEESSSPGVVVDEIIAKVDNYIILKSELENTYINYLANGNPATSDARCRILAQLISQKLMVAKAEIDSVIVTDEEVDGNLDRRMQMILSQYGGSAEQLEQYYGKTVEELQADLRDQVKEQLVVQRMQETITADIKITPSEVKKFFGKIAQDSLPYFSTEVEVAQIVKIPEVGEVQIDAAKKKLSEIRRKVLAGEAEFEAMAKEFSQDPGSAKYGGNLGFAQRGMMAPEFEASALKLKPGEISAPFTTQFGVHIVQLIERRGNEYNSRHILISAEPSEEDMEIGYEYLDSLRSVIIADSISFTKAAKEYSDDMYTAGSGGFFTDNNEGIRVSSEELDPVIFFALDSMQIGDISKPIKFRTDNGKQAIRILYYKSKVKPHQANLKDDWQKIQAAALNEKKNRAINKWFNGARDDVFISIDEEYNYCGILN
- a CDS encoding peptidyl-prolyl cis-trans isomerase, encoding MKKVSNTYMSSWKKNSVLILCLCSLWGCDFIKMKDSANGEDSEKGEPIARVKDQYLYLEDLEGIAPAGMSKEDSSSRVDRFIHNWIQKQLLIQEAATQIEFNEADIERKVLDYKYSLMGYQYQSYYVNKRLNKEVSDEEVSQYYDEHIDNFILKQNIIRGRYIKLPLNAPKIKKVKSLITSSKKKDLDELNSYCLSFATKYQLDDSVWMIFDEVIQDSPLAEIPNKVQYLQKQKYAETSDDKFKYFLRIEEFRISDNISPLEFVKEDIRSIIINKRKVELAKKLEDEVYERATQNNEFEIYN
- a CDS encoding peptidylprolyl isomerase, which codes for MKQLLSLILVLLILNSCQVNKSSNSAPQDKSNKALFTVSDDTTFCDEFMYVYKKNNINNDSAYTHADIADYLNLYENFKLKIKEAKSRGMDTTAAFHREFNTYKEQLKKPYLTENKVTDQLIQEAYDRYKEDINASHILITVDENASPEDTLKAYNEIIDIRNRALNGEDFSKLAGEFSDDPSAKTNGGNLGYFSSFQMVYPFESAAYNTAKGSISTPVRTRFGYHIIKVLDRRPNQGRVEVSHIMIRIQPNKSDSLEARNKIFEIYDQATGGVNWDQLAKEFSEDINSKNKGGLLPVFGLGKFPFEFQEAAFALKNPGDISDPVMSPYGWHIIKLEKKYPIERFEEMEPTIKNRIGRDSRAQISKKVFISRLKKENDFQEFPAKQNLWSYADSSLTRGKWVAPENAELLNNPLFSVKNENYTVNDFVTYLAKNQLPNSYTPEEYMKQMYNNYTDQKLLAYEENHLEEKYEDYRMLVKEYKEGILLFQLMEEEVWNKAVKDTVGLKNYYENHQDSYQAGERVEATIYNAKSEDIIKEIKDLLASGDSVNTKALEDKYNQKGALSLQVKEGVFEKEDESVLDQISWKEGTFTQEQNGRYNLVVIHRIIPAGPKALNEIKGMVISDYQNHLEKEWVSELRAKYPVKENEKGLKYIYEQLEEK